A stretch of the Thiocystis violascens DSM 198 genome encodes the following:
- a CDS encoding methyl-accepting chemotaxis protein, which translates to MFLLIAFVFAALAFAIDLKLSAVDTSAARQARAAALGMTQSGQLLRSAREATRGDSNALERLRQERDRLESDLTALFGGMTQRQDRLTQAENAWSAVSTDAERILAEKDRLLTLRKHIDALEAVLPNAREAMTAAANRFVSEGASPAQALQAGLQAARLERMDAALARFMAGEALASQTIENFSAESDAFAAALNDLTKPAGAASSTGARSTLAEATRLFAAMRVSGKEMLGLMTEVQPVIDRLPDLESDGLRLETSLNVLMSDIGTAGRHVNIAGIPIGSGAVLLFGALALLSLVLLTLLTLRDAKRREELSTAQTERDEGAILRLLDEMGDLASGDLTVEATVTEDKTGAIADAINYAIEALRSLVTTINTTAAKVTHSAQESRAIAMRLAEASSVQSLQITQASAAVQSLTVQIDEVARNAGESAEVASRSVEVAGRGAQTVRDTIQGMDAIREQIQETSKRIKRLGESSQEIGEIVELIDDIADQTNILALNAAMQAAMAGEAGRGFAVVADEVQRLAERSRNATKQIEVLVRTIQADTNEAVSSMEASTAGVVEGANLAENAGEALREIENVSAYIADLTKRISDSSQRQSRQSAEINDTVQAIRAITEENTDGTRRAADSVEELANLAIELQRSVAGFRLP; encoded by the coding sequence GTGTTTTTACTGATTGCGTTCGTCTTCGCCGCGCTGGCCTTTGCGATCGATCTGAAGCTGAGCGCTGTCGACACCTCGGCCGCGCGTCAGGCGCGCGCCGCGGCCCTGGGGATGACCCAGTCTGGTCAATTGCTCCGCTCCGCGCGCGAGGCCACGCGGGGCGACAGCAATGCCCTTGAGCGACTGCGTCAGGAACGTGATCGTTTAGAGTCCGACCTTACGGCGTTGTTCGGTGGCATGACACAGCGCCAGGACCGCCTGACGCAAGCCGAAAACGCCTGGTCCGCGGTCAGCACCGATGCGGAGCGCATTCTGGCCGAAAAGGACCGTCTCCTGACCCTGCGCAAACACATCGACGCTCTCGAAGCGGTCTTGCCGAATGCCCGCGAAGCCATGACGGCGGCGGCGAATCGCTTCGTCTCCGAAGGCGCGTCGCCCGCTCAGGCACTTCAGGCGGGCCTGCAAGCGGCCCGGCTGGAACGCATGGATGCGGCGCTGGCGCGATTCATGGCGGGCGAAGCGCTCGCATCCCAAACCATCGAGAATTTTTCGGCCGAGAGCGACGCGTTCGCTGCCGCGCTGAACGATCTGACCAAGCCGGCCGGGGCCGCGTCCAGTACGGGCGCTCGTTCCACGCTCGCCGAGGCGACCCGGCTCTTTGCCGCAATGCGCGTGTCGGGCAAGGAGATGCTGGGCTTGATGACGGAGGTTCAACCCGTGATCGACCGGTTGCCGGATCTGGAAAGCGACGGGCTACGGCTGGAGACGTCGCTAAACGTCCTGATGTCCGACATTGGCACGGCGGGGCGGCACGTCAACATTGCCGGCATTCCCATCGGTTCAGGCGCGGTTTTGCTGTTCGGCGCCCTTGCCTTGCTGAGCCTCGTTCTGTTGACGCTGTTGACCTTGCGCGACGCCAAGCGTCGGGAGGAGCTTTCGACCGCCCAGACCGAGCGTGACGAGGGCGCGATCCTGCGTCTGCTCGATGAAATGGGCGATCTCGCCAGCGGCGATCTGACGGTCGAGGCCACGGTCACCGAGGACAAGACCGGTGCCATCGCCGACGCCATCAATTATGCGATCGAGGCCCTGCGAAGCCTGGTGACCACCATCAACACGACCGCCGCCAAGGTCACGCACTCGGCGCAGGAGAGTCGCGCGATCGCCATGCGGCTCGCCGAGGCGAGCAGCGTGCAATCTCTGCAGATCACCCAGGCATCGGCGGCCGTGCAGTCGCTCACAGTCCAGATCGACGAAGTGGCCCGCAATGCCGGCGAATCCGCCGAGGTCGCGTCCCGTTCGGTCGAGGTGGCCGGACGCGGCGCCCAAACGGTGCGCGATACCATCCAGGGCATGGACGCGATCCGCGAGCAGATCCAGGAAACCTCAAAGCGTATCAAACGGTTGGGCGAAAGCTCGCAGGAGATCGGCGAGATTGTCGAACTGATCGACGACATCGCCGATCAGACCAATATTCTGGCGCTGAACGCGGCCATGCAGGCGGCGATGGCGGGCGAGGCCGGACGCGGTTTCGCGGTGGTCGCCGACGAGGTCCAGCGGCTCGCGGAGCGTTCGCGCAACGCCACCAAGCAGATCGAGGTGCTGGTGCGGACCATCCAGGCGGACACCAACGAGGCGGTCAGTTCCATGGAGGCCAGCACCGCCGGCGTGGTCGAAGGCGCCAACCTGGCCGAGAACGCGGGCGAGGCGCTGCGCGAGATCGAGAACGTCTCGGCCTATATCGCCGATCTGACCAAGCGCATTTCCGATTCCTCCCAGCGTCAGTCCAGGCAGTCCGCCGAGATCAACGATACCGTCCAGGCCATTCGCGCCATCACCGAGGAAAACACGGATGGCACGCGCCGCGCAGCGGACTCGGTCGAGGAACTCGCCAATCTGGCCATCGAATTGCAGCGGTCGGTCGCGGGCTTCCGGCTTCCCTGA
- a CDS encoding chemotaxis protein CheW: MARTNRPRTDLHALIRDLDARCRARAAGLPDETKPPDSWAAVLFLVRAQAFLTPLEQIAEVLELPREITRVPGTKPWLLGVANNRGILLPIFHLAAFIEGTRLRIRAGESESGPDRRRETRGRERVLVVRQDELPCGLVVSEAIGMRYIKLGDRVDALPEGLGASKPYVDASFLLDGVPVPVIRLGRLMADPQFNAAMV, translated from the coding sequence ATGGCGCGCACCAACCGCCCCAGAACCGATCTGCACGCGCTGATTCGCGACCTCGACGCACGCTGTCGGGCGCGTGCCGCCGGCTTGCCGGACGAGACCAAGCCCCCCGATAGCTGGGCCGCGGTGTTGTTTCTCGTGCGCGCGCAAGCCTTTCTAACCCCGCTGGAACAGATTGCCGAGGTTCTCGAACTGCCTCGCGAGATTACGCGGGTACCCGGCACCAAGCCCTGGCTTCTTGGCGTCGCGAACAATCGCGGTATCCTGCTCCCGATCTTCCATCTGGCCGCCTTTATCGAGGGTACCCGGCTGCGGATCCGCGCCGGCGAATCGGAATCGGGTCCGGATCGACGCCGCGAAACTCGCGGTCGGGAGCGTGTATTGGTGGTCAGGCAGGATGAGTTGCCATGCGGCCTGGTCGTCTCCGAAGCGATTGGCATGCGCTATATCAAACTCGGTGACCGGGTCGACGCGCTGCCGGAAGGATTGGGCGCGAGCAAACCCTACGTCGATGCGTCGTTTCTGCTCGACGGCGTGCCCGTGCCGGTCATCCGGCTGGGTCGCCTGATGGCCGATCCACAGTTCAATGCGGCCATGGTTTAA
- a CDS encoding response regulator — MTRLHPNSNPPARDASDDGAPSVAATVLVVDDSPTETRILSNTLIKAGYRVETATNGEEGVEAARRLRPDVILMDVIMPILNGFQATRILRGDAETADIPIIMVTTKDMKTDRTWGLRQGANDYLVKPVDRQLLLERIRILLGA; from the coding sequence ATGACACGCTTACACCCTAACTCGAATCCACCAGCTCGGGACGCGAGCGATGACGGTGCCCCGTCCGTGGCGGCAACCGTGCTGGTCGTCGACGATTCGCCGACCGAGACGCGGATTCTCTCCAACACGCTCATCAAGGCCGGATACCGAGTCGAAACCGCGACCAACGGGGAGGAAGGCGTCGAGGCCGCGCGCCGGCTTCGCCCCGACGTGATTCTGATGGATGTCATCATGCCGATCCTGAACGGCTTTCAGGCGACGCGGATCCTGCGCGGCGACGCGGAGACCGCCGATATCCCCATCATCATGGTGACGACCAAGGACATGAAAACGGACCGTACCTGGGGTTTGCGTCAAGGCGCCAACGATTATCTGGTCAAACCCGTGGATCGCCAGCTGCTCCTCGAACGGATTCGCATCCTTTTGGGTGCCTGA
- a CDS encoding response regulator has product MGNSDLRGARILVIDDSKTIRRTAENLLAKAGCEVCVAEDGFDALGKIVSFKPELVFVDIMMPRLDGYHTCALIKSNPALRHTPVVMLSSKDGLFDRAKGRLVGAQLYLSKPFTGEELLEAVRGNLRPSSRLHTGPADGQEPLEP; this is encoded by the coding sequence ATGGGTAATTCCGACTTGCGCGGCGCCAGGATCCTGGTCATCGACGACAGTAAAACGATCCGACGCACCGCGGAAAATCTGTTAGCGAAGGCCGGCTGCGAGGTTTGTGTCGCGGAGGATGGCTTTGACGCGCTCGGTAAAATCGTCAGCTTCAAGCCCGAACTGGTCTTTGTCGACATCATGATGCCACGACTCGACGGTTACCATACCTGCGCGTTGATCAAGAGCAACCCCGCCTTGCGGCATACGCCAGTGGTGATGCTTTCCAGCAAGGATGGGTTATTTGATCGCGCCAAGGGTCGGCTGGTCGGCGCTCAGCTTTACCTCTCCAAGCCCTTTACCGGCGAGGAACTGCTGGAGGCGGTGAGAGGCAATCTGCGCCCGTCCTCTCGGCTCCACACCGGGCCGGCGGACGGACAGGAGCCGTTGGAACCCTGA
- the gshB gene encoding glutathione synthase, which produces MSIEIGFAMDPIGSINIKKDSTFAMMLAAQRRGWTLWYLEVADLYLLDGRAMARLRAIEVTDDPGGWYRFGAEETRPLARLDALLMRKDPPFDMEYIFTTYLLEQAQREGCLVVNHPRSLRDANEKVFTSAFPQCTPPTLITRRAADIRAFHARHRDIILKPLDGMGGASVFRVRQGDPNLSVIIETLTNFGRRFCMVQRFVPEIRDGDKRILMVDGEPVPYCLARIPAPGETRGNLAAGASAEARPLTARDRWIAGQVGPELKARGILFAGLDVIGDYLTEINVTSPTCIRELDAAHGLDIAGELMACIEAQLRRHS; this is translated from the coding sequence ATGTCCATCGAGATCGGCTTTGCGATGGATCCGATCGGATCCATCAACATCAAAAAAGACAGCACCTTCGCCATGATGCTGGCCGCGCAACGGCGTGGCTGGACACTCTGGTATCTGGAGGTCGCCGACCTTTACCTGCTCGACGGCCGCGCCATGGCGCGCCTGCGCGCCATCGAGGTCACCGACGACCCCGGCGGCTGGTATCGTTTCGGGGCGGAGGAAACGCGCCCGCTCGCCCGGCTCGATGCCCTGCTGATGCGCAAGGATCCGCCGTTCGACATGGAATATATTTTTACGACCTACCTCCTGGAGCAGGCCCAGCGCGAGGGCTGTCTGGTGGTCAATCATCCGCGCAGCCTGCGCGATGCGAACGAAAAGGTCTTTACGTCCGCATTCCCGCAGTGCACGCCGCCCACCCTGATCACCCGTCGCGCGGCGGATATTCGCGCCTTTCACGCGCGCCATCGCGACATTATTCTGAAACCGCTCGACGGCATGGGCGGTGCTTCGGTGTTTCGGGTGCGCCAGGGCGATCCCAATCTGAGCGTCATCATCGAGACGTTGACGAATTTTGGCCGACGGTTCTGCATGGTTCAGCGTTTCGTTCCCGAGATCCGCGACGGCGACAAACGGATACTGATGGTCGATGGCGAACCCGTGCCCTACTGTCTGGCGCGCATCCCGGCGCCTGGCGAGACCCGCGGCAATCTTGCCGCCGGGGCCAGCGCCGAGGCACGGCCGTTGACCGCGCGGGATCGCTGGATCGCCGGGCAGGTCGGCCCCGAACTCAAGGCGCGCGGCATCCTGTTCGCGGGCCTGGACGTGATCGGCGATTATCTGACCGAGATCAATGTCACCAGTCCAACCTGTATCCGCGAACTGGATGCGGCCCATGGTCTCGACATCGCGGGAGAGTTGATGGCGTGCATCGAGGCTCAACTCCGCCGCCATTCCTGA
- a CDS encoding FAD:protein FMN transferase — MPYTPSPSTAPRAPNPMRRRLALIVLIALLALAACKDKSPVIVTRFTAFGTQVDVSLVGVGKEQAKQAAARIEQDFVYLERDWHAWTPGPMTRVNRLLATGQPFVAPPSMLPLVRLSKTLETRSDGLFNPAIGRLKDLWGFHDDRLGSHPPPSPERIARLVKANPTMAQIDIDGLELRGHNSALSLDFNAIAKSHAIDLSIEHLMETGIANALIQAGGHLRAIGDRAGQPWRIPIRRPNGSGVFAILPIRGNESVATIAEYDRNFLFEGTLYHDVIDPRAGSPAQETRAVTVIHDDATTAAAAATALLIAGPTDWHRIAVKMGVRYVLLMDRQGRVRMNPAMAERIERVDDQDDIVLSEPLKTTAEPSKTELQ; from the coding sequence ATGCCGTATACGCCGTCCCCCTCGACCGCTCCTCGCGCACCCAACCCGATGCGTCGACGGCTGGCCTTGATCGTGCTGATCGCGTTGCTCGCGCTTGCCGCCTGTAAGGACAAGTCTCCAGTCATCGTCACCCGCTTCACGGCGTTCGGCACCCAGGTGGACGTGAGTCTGGTGGGGGTCGGCAAGGAACAGGCAAAACAGGCCGCGGCGCGGATCGAGCAGGATTTTGTCTACCTGGAACGCGATTGGCATGCCTGGACGCCCGGTCCCATGACGCGCGTCAATCGCCTGCTCGCGACCGGCCAGCCCTTCGTCGCGCCGCCCTCCATGCTGCCCTTGGTACGACTCAGCAAGACCCTGGAGACGCGCAGCGATGGCCTCTTCAATCCTGCCATTGGCCGCTTAAAGGATCTGTGGGGCTTTCACGATGATCGGTTGGGCAGCCATCCGCCACCCTCGCCCGAGCGGATTGCGCGCCTGGTCAAGGCCAACCCGACCATGGCGCAGATCGATATCGACGGTCTTGAGTTGCGCGGCCACAACTCCGCGTTGAGCTTGGATTTCAACGCGATCGCCAAAAGCCATGCGATCGACCTGTCCATCGAGCACTTGATGGAAACCGGGATCGCCAATGCACTGATCCAGGCCGGCGGGCATCTGCGCGCCATCGGCGACCGTGCCGGCCAGCCCTGGCGGATTCCGATTCGCCGCCCCAACGGTTCGGGCGTCTTCGCCATCCTGCCGATTCGGGGCAACGAGAGTGTGGCCACGATCGCCGAATATGACCGCAATTTTCTGTTCGAGGGCACGCTGTACCATGATGTCATCGATCCGCGCGCCGGGTCGCCGGCCCAGGAAACGCGGGCGGTCACCGTCATCCACGACGACGCAACGACGGCGGCGGCGGCCGCCACCGCGCTTTTGATCGCCGGACCGACGGACTGGCACCGGATCGCGGTCAAAATGGGGGTGCGTTATGTCCTGTTGATGGATCGTCAGGGCAGGGTGCGGATGAACCCGGCCATGGCGGAACGCATCGAACGCGTGGATGACCAGGATGACATCGTACTGAGCGAGCCGCTGAAAACGACCGCCGAGCCATCGAAAACCGAATTGCAATGA
- a CDS encoding TonB family protein has translation MTLASEPDAPRTLPRLLTAADGGRATPAFAPALIGAGLIHLLAILLAPVAPPKPEPIPETALEVLILHAAGSAVVQPLPDAALARQNRLGESPRGDAATTIRSDRAPQPRDDPAPAANETIDETRPESVFAEPPIPEEVTQPSVDPNDIARGPPAPSQQPVSRDDPAVLAARVAPTPEPRPSLETLSRRQAPADAARILASQGTEIARLTASLETRASDHANRVRRKSISASTREFRYASYLGAWARKVERIGNLNYPQAAKEEQLYGSLILHVALRSDGSVERIRVVRSSGLDLLDQAAIQIVELAAPYSPFPPDIAAETDVLDIIRTWQFMQGGVLGWER, from the coding sequence ATGACCCTCGCCAGTGAACCGGATGCGCCGAGGACGCTGCCGCGTCTCCTGACCGCCGCGGATGGTGGCCGCGCGACGCCGGCCTTCGCTCCGGCGCTGATCGGCGCCGGGTTGATCCACCTGCTTGCGATCCTGCTGGCGCCCGTCGCGCCACCGAAACCGGAACCAATCCCGGAAACGGCTCTCGAGGTTCTGATTCTGCATGCAGCCGGGTCGGCGGTCGTCCAGCCATTGCCAGACGCGGCACTCGCGAGACAGAATCGGCTGGGAGAATCGCCGCGCGGCGATGCCGCCACGACGATCCGGTCCGATCGGGCACCGCAGCCCCGCGACGACCCAGCGCCAGCGGCGAACGAGACCATCGATGAGACCCGTCCGGAGAGCGTTTTCGCCGAGCCGCCTATCCCGGAGGAGGTGACTCAACCATCGGTCGACCCCAACGATATCGCCCGGGGGCCGCCAGCGCCATCGCAGCAGCCTGTCTCGCGGGATGATCCAGCGGTGCTCGCCGCCAGGGTCGCGCCCACCCCGGAGCCTCGACCGTCGCTTGAAACTCTGTCGCGACGGCAAGCTCCCGCGGATGCCGCCCGCATCCTCGCCAGCCAGGGCACGGAGATCGCGCGTCTGACCGCCAGCCTGGAGACGCGGGCATCCGACCACGCAAATCGCGTGCGGCGCAAATCCATCAGCGCCAGCACCCGCGAATTTCGCTATGCGAGCTATCTGGGTGCGTGGGCGCGTAAAGTGGAGCGCATCGGCAACCTCAACTATCCTCAAGCGGCCAAGGAGGAGCAGCTTTATGGCAGTTTGATCCTGCATGTCGCGCTGCGCTCGGACGGCAGTGTGGAACGCATCCGCGTGGTGCGTTCCTCCGGCCTGGATCTGCTGGATCAGGCCGCGATCCAGATCGTCGAACTGGCCGCGCCCTATTCGCCTTTTCCGCCGGACATCGCCGCCGAAACCGATGTGCTCGACATCATCCGCACCTGGCAGTTCATGCAGGGCGGCGTTTTGGGCTGGGAGCGCTAA
- a CDS encoding YqgE/AlgH family protein: MPFSTSLTNHFLIAMPGLQDPNFARTVTYVCEHTDQGAMGIVINRPLEVTLGDLLSQLDITTLSAAVRETPVYQGGPVQTDRGFVLHTSGPAFDSTLAITPDISVTTSRDVLEAIASGEGPEQTLIALGYAGWGGGQLEQEMGANAWLNGPASNDIIFRLPSSARWMAAAQLLGVVDLNLLSGEAGHA; the protein is encoded by the coding sequence ATGCCATTCAGCACCTCACTGACCAACCATTTTCTGATCGCGATGCCGGGTCTGCAGGATCCGAATTTCGCGCGAACGGTCACCTATGTCTGCGAGCATACCGATCAAGGCGCCATGGGCATCGTGATCAATCGCCCGCTGGAGGTCACGCTCGGCGACCTGCTCTCCCAACTCGATATCACGACCTTGAGTGCCGCAGTGCGCGAGACGCCGGTCTATCAGGGCGGTCCGGTCCAGACCGATCGCGGTTTCGTGCTCCATACCTCCGGGCCGGCCTTCGATTCCACCCTGGCCATCACGCCCGATATCAGCGTCACTACTTCCCGTGACGTCCTCGAAGCCATCGCCAGCGGCGAAGGCCCCGAACAAACCCTGATCGCGCTGGGCTATGCTGGCTGGGGCGGCGGCCAACTGGAGCAGGAGATGGGCGCCAACGCCTGGCTCAACGGGCCGGCCAGCAATGACATCATTTTCCGCCTGCCATCGAGCGCGCGCTGGATGGCTGCCGCCCAATTGCTTGGCGTGGTGGATCTCAACCTACTCAGCGGCGAAGCCGGTCACGCGTAA
- the ruvX gene encoding Holliday junction resolvase RuvX produces the protein MTTLLGFDFGTRKIGVAVGQLVTRSASPLITLRHRNEQPDWPQIETLIRDWRPSALVVGLPYNMDDTEVDWSQRVHRFARQLQGRYGLAVHLIDERLTSIEARRQIMERPGHAPPTREAVDALAAALILETWLCEQP, from the coding sequence ATGACGACCCTGTTAGGATTCGATTTCGGCACGCGCAAGATCGGCGTGGCCGTGGGCCAGTTGGTGACACGCTCGGCAAGCCCCCTGATCACGCTGCGCCATCGGAACGAACAGCCAGACTGGCCACAGATCGAGACGCTGATCCGCGACTGGCGACCCAGCGCACTGGTCGTCGGGCTCCCCTACAACATGGACGATACCGAAGTGGACTGGTCGCAGCGGGTTCACCGTTTCGCGCGCCAGCTTCAGGGTCGTTACGGACTCGCGGTCCATCTGATCGACGAACGCCTGACTTCCATCGAGGCTCGCCGTCAGATCATGGAGCGCCCCGGCCACGCGCCACCCACCCGGGAAGCCGTCGACGCGCTCGCGGCGGCCCTCATCCTGGAAACCTGGCTTTGTGAGCAACCCTGA
- the pyrR gene encoding bifunctional pyr operon transcriptional regulator/uracil phosphoribosyltransferase PyrR yields MSNPDIRTPDLGRTELWKDAAEIDAAIARMVDELTALLARQGIADPLMIGIHTGGVWVAERLHGALGLHEPLGHLDISFYRDDFTRIGLHPQVRPSCLPVGIDDRHLILVDDVLQSGRTIRAALNVLFDYGRPASVILATLAERAGRELPIAPDVVGLRARLERDEQIKLSGPDPLVLLRGQTPRKPAGKSDLKDARSTPEEDPHVCTGSDPETNRP; encoded by the coding sequence GTGAGCAACCCTGACATCCGCACGCCCGACCTCGGTCGGACCGAACTCTGGAAAGATGCCGCCGAGATCGATGCCGCCATCGCCAGGATGGTCGATGAACTGACCGCCCTGCTGGCTCGCCAGGGCATTGCCGACCCACTCATGATCGGCATCCATACCGGCGGTGTCTGGGTCGCGGAGCGACTGCATGGGGCGCTTGGCCTGCACGAGCCGCTCGGTCATCTGGATATCTCCTTCTACCGCGACGACTTCACCCGGATCGGCCTGCATCCGCAGGTTCGCCCCTCCTGTCTGCCGGTCGGGATCGACGATCGTCATCTGATCCTGGTCGACGACGTGCTGCAAAGCGGGCGCACCATCCGTGCCGCGCTCAATGTCCTGTTCGATTACGGCCGGCCGGCCTCGGTGATTCTGGCGACCCTGGCCGAGCGCGCCGGGCGCGAACTGCCGATCGCCCCGGACGTGGTCGGCTTACGCGCGCGTCTGGAGCGGGACGAACAGATCAAGCTCAGTGGCCCCGACCCCTTGGTTCTGCTCCGGGGACAAACGCCCCGAAAACCCGCCGGCAAGAGCGACCTCAAGGACGCGCGGTCAACCCCCGAGGAGGATCCGCACGTCTGCACAGGCTCCGATCCGGAAACGAACCGCCCATGA
- a CDS encoding aspartate carbamoyltransferase catalytic subunit, with the protein MNTPNPQLDAQGHLKHFLTIEGLSRELLTEILDRAEGFLGVAQQAVKKVPLCRGKVVANLFFENSTRTRTTFELAAKRLSADVLNLNISTSATAKGETLLDTLHNLEAMHVDMFVVRHATSGAAHFIAAHADPHVSIINAGDGRHSHPTQGMLDMFTIRRHKPDFANLRVAIVGDILHSRVARSQIHALTTLGVAEIRVIAPRTLLPNQVEEAFGVRAFHDLSEGVRDVDVVIMLRIQRERMNSALLPSEHEYFHLFGLTEKRLSGARPDAIVMHPGPINRGVEMDSQVADGPRSVILEQVTNGIAVRMAVMSMCIGTQNLNSQGRDEFLNG; encoded by the coding sequence ATGAACACGCCGAATCCACAACTCGATGCGCAGGGTCATCTCAAGCACTTCCTCACCATCGAGGGTCTGAGTCGGGAGCTTCTGACCGAGATCCTGGACCGCGCGGAGGGCTTTCTCGGGGTCGCCCAGCAGGCGGTCAAGAAGGTGCCGCTATGCCGCGGCAAGGTCGTCGCCAACCTTTTTTTCGAGAACAGCACTCGCACCCGCACCACCTTCGAGCTGGCCGCCAAACGGTTGTCGGCGGATGTGCTCAATCTCAACATCTCCACCTCGGCCACCGCCAAGGGCGAGACGCTGCTCGATACCCTGCACAACCTGGAGGCGATGCATGTCGACATGTTCGTGGTGCGTCACGCCACCAGCGGCGCCGCCCACTTCATCGCCGCGCATGCCGATCCGCATGTCAGTATCATCAATGCTGGCGACGGGCGGCACTCGCACCCGACCCAGGGCATGCTGGACATGTTCACCATTCGCCGGCACAAACCGGATTTCGCGAATCTGCGCGTCGCCATCGTGGGCGACATCCTGCACTCGCGCGTGGCGCGCTCCCAGATCCATGCCCTCACGACCCTGGGCGTCGCCGAGATCCGCGTCATCGCCCCGCGCACCCTGCTGCCCAACCAGGTCGAGGAAGCCTTCGGCGTGCGCGCCTTCCATGATCTGAGCGAGGGCGTGCGCGACGTGGACGTGGTCATCATGCTGCGCATCCAGCGCGAGCGTATGAACAGCGCGCTCCTGCCCAGCGAGCATGAATATTTTCACCTGTTCGGGCTGACCGAGAAGCGTCTGTCCGGCGCCCGCCCGGATGCCATCGTCATGCACCCCGGCCCCATCAACCGAGGCGTGGAGATGGATTCGCAGGTGGCCGACGGCCCCCGCTCGGTCATTCTGGAGCAGGTGACGAACGGGATCGCGGTGCGTATGGCGGTGATGTCGATGTGCATCGGCACTCAAAATCTGAATAGCCAGGGGCGAGACGAGTTTCTCAATGGTTAA
- a CDS encoding dihydroorotase yields MVNASRISLRNGRLIDPASGIDRIADLHLAEGRVLAIGDAPEGFRPERTLDARGLIVCPGFVDLCARLREPGHEQKATIASETRAAAASGITTLCCPPDTLPVIDTPAVAQLVHQTAERLGYAHVLPAGAVTQGLEGHKITEMAALKQAGCPVLSQADRPIRNAQVQRRALEYAATFGLTVFLHPRDQDLGEGGCVHEGRMSTRLGLPGIPEASETVAVARDLALAEQTGARIHFRGLSTARGVAMLAEARRRGVNASGDVSLHQLFLTEADLADFDANCHLIPPLRTLADRDALRAALARGDLAAICSDHQPHDADAKLAPFPETAPGISTLETLLPLALRLVAEGVLDLSGAIARLTVGPAAILGRNLGRLAPGDPADLCVFDPGETWIPTAETLVSRGHHSPFLGQKMRGRVVWTLLGGRVVFEKQG; encoded by the coding sequence ATGGTTAATGCATCCCGCATCAGTCTCCGCAACGGGCGGCTGATCGACCCCGCTAGCGGCATCGACCGCATCGCCGACCTGCACCTCGCCGAGGGCCGGGTGCTCGCCATCGGCGACGCCCCGGAAGGTTTTCGGCCCGAGCGCACGCTCGACGCGCGGGGTCTGATCGTCTGTCCCGGCTTCGTCGATCTCTGCGCCCGGCTGCGCGAACCCGGCCACGAACAGAAGGCGACCATCGCTAGCGAAACCCGCGCCGCCGCCGCCTCCGGCATCACCACGCTCTGCTGTCCGCCCGACACCCTGCCGGTGATCGACACCCCAGCCGTCGCGCAGCTCGTGCATCAGACCGCCGAACGTTTGGGATATGCCCATGTCCTGCCGGCGGGCGCCGTGACTCAGGGTCTGGAAGGCCACAAGATCACCGAAATGGCGGCGCTCAAGCAGGCCGGTTGTCCGGTGTTGAGCCAGGCCGACCGGCCAATCCGCAATGCTCAGGTACAGCGCCGGGCGCTGGAGTATGCCGCCACCTTCGGGCTCACGGTCTTTCTCCACCCGCGGGATCAGGATCTAGGCGAGGGCGGCTGCGTGCATGAGGGACGCATGAGCACGCGACTTGGACTCCCCGGCATCCCGGAAGCCAGCGAAACGGTCGCGGTCGCGCGCGATCTGGCGCTCGCCGAACAGACCGGGGCGCGCATTCACTTTCGCGGTCTTTCCACGGCGCGCGGGGTGGCGATGCTGGCCGAGGCGCGCCGCCGTGGGGTAAACGCCAGCGGCGATGTCAGCCTGCATCAGCTCTTTCTAACCGAAGCGGATCTCGCCGACTTCGACGCGAACTGTCATCTGATCCCGCCGCTGCGCACCCTCGCCGACCGGGACGCCTTGCGCGCCGCGCTCGCGAGAGGGGATCTCGCCGCCATCTGCTCCGACCACCAGCCGCATGACGCGGACGCCAAGCTCGCGCCCTTTCCGGAGACCGCGCCCGGCATCTCCACCCTGGAGACCCTGCTGCCGCTGGCGCTGCGCCTGGTCGCCGAGGGCGTCCTGGATCTTTCGGGAGCGATCGCGCGACTGACGGTTGGTCCCGCCGCGATCCTGGGCCGAAACCTGGGGCGGCTCGCGCCCGGCGATCCCGCCGACCTCTGTGTCTTCGATCCTGGGGAGACCTGGATTCCGACCGCCGAGACCCTGGTCAGTCGCGGCCATCATTCGCCGTTCCTGGGTCAGAAAATGCGTGGGCGTGTCGTCTGGACGCTGCTTGGCGGTCGCGTCGTGTTCGAGAAGCAGGGCTGA